One window of the Pieris brassicae chromosome Z, ilPieBrab1.1, whole genome shotgun sequence genome contains the following:
- the LOC123718858 gene encoding flightin, producing the protein MWDDVVEEETKPAPAADAAPTEGAAPAEGAPPAEGAPADGAPVADTPAPQKPEDDKPKRLVCKHWVRPKFSTYNYLYEYQKNYYDDLINYIDRRNRGLPVERPKPQTWGERALRSYYSQSYNYDVARSTKQDRYLLHHISVGAKFHRAHTKSLISRKYSNLGFNTVSI; encoded by the exons ATGTGGGATGACGTTGTAGAAGAAGAAACAAAGCCTGCGCCAGCCGCTGATGCAGCCCCAACTGAGGGTGCAGCGCCCGCCGAAGGTGCTCCTCCGGCAGAGGGAGCCCCTGCAGATGGTGCTCCAGTAGCTGATACTCCAGCACCTCAGAAGCCTGAAGATGACAAACCTAAGAGGCTTGTCTGTAAACATTGGgttag GCCGAAGTTTTCCACATACAACTATCTCTACGAGTACCAAAAGAATTACTACGATGACCTGATTAACTATATAGATAGGCGTAATAGGGGCCTGCCCGTGGAGAGGCCAAAGCCCCAGACTTGGGGTGAACGGGCCCTCCGCTCCTATTACTCCCAAAGTTACAACTACGACGTCGCCAGATCAACAAAACAGGACAGATATCTTCTCCACCACATTTCTGTTGGTGCAAAGTTCCACCGAGCTCATACCAAGTCCCTTATCTCTAGGAAGTATTCTAACCTCGGATTTAACACAGTTTCTATCTAG
- the LOC123718688 gene encoding uncharacterized protein LOC123718688 isoform X2, which yields MIKKIIIISFLNYPTEGSIDGKSYLDSLAMKSFKEKPGEDACNPLYWYPRNIPEYCQYRAPNKPDIKLPIHVPLPVPLPLVPALPAPLPIPPLPYGVPIVPSNPMIPIVPNLYYPPIPSHSVPFYQQPQAAMVPGISGIVSRDGGINILPFSDAYADMLEKHKNKMIRRKLERLLDKYDEYPNRGTYRRLKRYRQELYYD from the exons ATGATCAAGAAG aTAATAATCATATCATTTCTAAACTATCCCACTGAAGGATCCATCGATGGAAAAAGCTACCTGGATTCCTTAGCCATGAAgtcttttaaagaaaaacctGGTGAAGACGCCTGCAATCCTCTTTATTGGTATCCGAGAAACATTCCAGAGTATTGTCAATACCGCGCCCCCAATAAACCCGATATAAAACTTCCTATACATGTACCTCTGCCCGTACCTTTGCCTCTTGTACCTGCCTTGCCAGCTCCGTTGCCCATTCCCCCTTTGCCTTACGGCGTACCTATAGTACCGAGTAATCCAATGATACCCATTGTTCCAAATTTGTACTACCCACCGATTCCAAGCCATTCCGTTCCATTCTATCAGCAGCCTCAAGCTGCAATGGTACCTGGTATTTCTGGAATAGTTTCAAGAGATGGAGGTATAAACATACTACCATTTTCCGACGCGTATGCTGACATGTTggaaaaacacaaaaacaaaatgataAGGCGAAAATTAGAAAGATTACTTGACAAATATGATGAATATCCAAACCGTGGAACTTACAGACGATTGAAAAGATACAGGCaagaattatattatgattaa
- the LOC123718688 gene encoding uncharacterized protein LOC123718688 isoform X1: protein MFIIFKIIIISFLNYPTEGSIDGKSYLDSLAMKSFKEKPGEDACNPLYWYPRNIPEYCQYRAPNKPDIKLPIHVPLPVPLPLVPALPAPLPIPPLPYGVPIVPSNPMIPIVPNLYYPPIPSHSVPFYQQPQAAMVPGISGIVSRDGGINILPFSDAYADMLEKHKNKMIRRKLERLLDKYDEYPNRGTYRRLKRYRQELYYD from the exons ATGTTCATTATATTCAAg aTAATAATCATATCATTTCTAAACTATCCCACTGAAGGATCCATCGATGGAAAAAGCTACCTGGATTCCTTAGCCATGAAgtcttttaaagaaaaacctGGTGAAGACGCCTGCAATCCTCTTTATTGGTATCCGAGAAACATTCCAGAGTATTGTCAATACCGCGCCCCCAATAAACCCGATATAAAACTTCCTATACATGTACCTCTGCCCGTACCTTTGCCTCTTGTACCTGCCTTGCCAGCTCCGTTGCCCATTCCCCCTTTGCCTTACGGCGTACCTATAGTACCGAGTAATCCAATGATACCCATTGTTCCAAATTTGTACTACCCACCGATTCCAAGCCATTCCGTTCCATTCTATCAGCAGCCTCAAGCTGCAATGGTACCTGGTATTTCTGGAATAGTTTCAAGAGATGGAGGTATAAACATACTACCATTTTCCGACGCGTATGCTGACATGTTggaaaaacacaaaaacaaaatgataAGGCGAAAATTAGAAAGATTACTTGACAAATATGATGAATATCCAAACCGTGGAACTTACAGACGATTGAAAAGATACAGGCaagaattatattatgattaa
- the LOC123718657 gene encoding uncharacterized protein LOC123718657, translating into MSRVGRTRRTRVYDCNYNKGESYYRPVLDRLDGKVPVAKEPERDQFKSDVENRIRTALDDIDAPADDLFDSRGGRVQRGRPLSSALEDDLTDDITESLKRLRASKKVSRFSDDIDFESNVSNLENRIKSNFITDKILESVGIGQSEVSNARRALKENEDRTEKRIARRINEENSLTKWTALKDVDEESAAVQRAKATRARLTDLEDEMSELSERTAAREKRAARLRALVADTEADTTVAASKITIRAEREKKQVTF; encoded by the exons ATGAGTCGTGTTGGTAGAACCAGGCGCACACGCGTCTATGACTGTAATTATAACAAAGGGGAGAGTTACTACCGACCCGTGCTGGACCGTCTGGACGGAAAAGTCCCCGTAGCCAAGGAACCTGAGAGGGATCAATTTAAATCTGATGTCGAAAACCGCATCAGGACAGCCCTGGATGACATTGATGCGCCAGCTGATGACTTATTTGACTCAAGAGGTGGCCGTGTACAGCGTGGACGACCTCTTTCGTCAGCTTTGGAAGACGACCTGACTGACGAT ATCACTGAATCGCTGAAACGTCTCCGTGCAAGTAAGAAGGTATCTCGTTTCTCCGATGACATTGATTTTGAGAGCAACGTATCAAACCTGGAAAATCGCATAAAAAGCAACTTTATTACAGACAAGATCCTTGAAAGCGTTGGTATTGGCCAAAGCGAGGTATCTAACGCAAGAAGAGCTCTGAAAGAGAATGAAGATCGCACAGAGAAACGCATCGCGCGTAGAATTAACGAAGAGAACTCACTCACTAAGTGGACAGCGTTGAAGGACGTAGACGAAGAATCAGCTGCCGTACAAAGGGCCAAAGCCACAAGGGCGCGTCTAACTGATCTAGAGGATGAAATGTCGGAACTGAGCGAGCGAACTGCGGCTAGAGAGAAACGTGCCGCTCGCCTTAGAGCCCTCGTCGCAGACACAGAAGCTGACACAACTGTAGCCGCTTCAAAAATTACGATCCGAGCTGAACGAGAGAAGAAACAAGTGACATTTTAA